From one Liolophura sinensis isolate JHLJ2023 chromosome 10, CUHK_Ljap_v2, whole genome shotgun sequence genomic stretch:
- the LOC135477244 gene encoding uncharacterized protein LOC135477244 — protein sequence MAALENKLIEYEGIRYTAYDAQPSNSYVDWTICVGFNLKRSEARSVFSTVLPGVSFDSVYAGHTSLSRAQCMSLFGHDLTKTYIPRAQTVAGSQFCGLPVNVKIALVSAVYRGDLAYSHKTAQYMRAGNWCSVPAEYLNYYQYTHCHQLGIPGVCTRMKWNADQFQTMCHHG from the exons ATGGCGGCCCTGGAAAACAAGTTAATCGAGTACGAAGGCATCCGCTACACGGCATATGACGCACAGCCTTCAAACAGCTATGTGGACTGGACGATat GCGTTGGATTTAACCTGAAGAGAAGCGAGGCTCGATCTGTGTTCAGCACCGTTCTTCCAGGAGTAAGCTTTGACTCTGTCTACGCCGGCCACACGTCACTGAGCAGGGCTCAGTGCATGTCACTGTTTGGG cacGACTTGACGAAGACCTACATTCCGCGGGCACAGACAGTCGCCGGAAGTCAGTTCTGCGGACTTCCTGTTAACGTGAAAATCGCCTTAGTCAGTGCCGTCTATCGGGGAGATCTGGCGTATTCTCACAAAACTGCTCAGTACATGAGGGCCGGTAACTGGTGTTCTGTACCGGCCGAGTACCTGAACTATTACCAGTACACTCACTGTCACCAGTTGGGGATTCCAGGGGTGTGCACTAGGATGAAATGGAATGCCGATCAGTTCCAGACAATGTGTCACCATGGATAA